The following are encoded together in the Serratia sp. UGAL515B_01 genome:
- a CDS encoding NADH-quinone oxidoreductase subunit A, with the protein MSTTTEVIAHHWAFAVFLVLALGLCGFMLLGAFFLGGRARARAKNTPYESGIDSVGSARMRLSAKFYLVAMFFVIFDVEALYLYAWSISIRESGWVGFIEAAIFILVLLVGLVYLVRIGALDWTPVRSRRLSKPGTIKNASNSHPQ; encoded by the coding sequence ATGTCTACAACCACTGAAGTTATCGCTCATCACTGGGCATTCGCTGTATTTCTCGTTTTGGCTCTTGGGCTTTGCGGGTTCATGCTGCTAGGTGCGTTCTTTCTGGGTGGGAGAGCCCGGGCTCGTGCTAAAAATACCCCTTATGAATCAGGGATAGACTCGGTCGGTTCGGCGCGTATGCGTCTTTCCGCCAAGTTTTACTTGGTTGCTATGTTTTTCGTTATTTTCGATGTTGAAGCCTTATACCTGTATGCTTGGTCGATCTCTATTCGTGAGAGCGGTTGGGTAGGCTTTATCGAAGCCGCCATTTTCATTTTGGTGTTATTGGTTGGGCTGGTTTATCTGGTGCGTATTGGCGCATTGGATTGGACTCCGGTGCGCTCCAGGCGCCTGAGCAAACCAGGCACAATCAAGAACGCCAGCAACAGTCATCCGCAGTAA